Proteins from a genomic interval of Trifolium pratense cultivar HEN17-A07 linkage group LG6, ARS_RC_1.1, whole genome shotgun sequence:
- the LOC123893285 gene encoding N-alpha-acetyltransferase MAK3, whose protein sequence is METRSNKDETEISKVDFDDSEIEYISYGGEHHLPLIMNLVDEELSEPYSIFTYRYFVYLWPHLSFLAFHKGKCVGTVVCKMGEHRSTFRGYIAMLVVIKPYRGRGIATELVTRSIKVMMESGCDEVTLEAEVTNKGALALYGRLGFIRAKRLFHYYLNGVDAFRLKLLFPRPELHTPLDSSDKYGSHIHSEHGDSRIEQ, encoded by the exons ATGGAAACAAGAAGCAACAAAGACGAAACAGAAATCTCAAAAGTAGACTTCGATGATTCCGAGATTGAATACATCAGTTACGGTGGAGAACATCACCTCCCTCTAATCATGAACCTTGTCGACGAAGAACTCAGCGAACCTTACTCAATCTTCACATATCGTTACTTCGTTTATCTATGGCCCCATCTTTCTTTTCTG gcTTTTCATAAGGGTAAATGTGTTGGTACGGTGGTTTGTAAAATGGGGGAACATCGTAGCACTTTTAGAGGATACATTGCTATGCTTGTTGTAATCAAACCCTATAGAGGAAGAGGCATTG CTACAGAACTTGTTACTAGGTCTATCAAGGTGATGATGGAATCTGGTTGTGATGAG GTTACATTGGAAGCAGAAGTCACAAATAAAGGAGCACTTGCATTGTATGGTCGCCTTGGTTTTATTAGGGCGAAACGTCTGTTTCACTACTATTTGAATGGAGTCGATGCTTTCCGTCTCAAACTTCTATTTCCTCGTCCAGAGTTGCACACACCTCTTGACTCATCGGATAAATACGGGAGTCACATACATAGTGAACATGGCGATTCACGAATTGAGCAATGA